The following is a genomic window from Bubalus bubalis isolate 160015118507 breed Murrah chromosome 6, NDDB_SH_1, whole genome shotgun sequence.
GCAGAACTGGCCTTCGGAGAGCATCAGGCCAATCCCCTTAGCCTACAGAGGGCAGAGGCTGTCACAGAAGGAAGGAGCTTGCCTAAGATTACCAAGTGAGCAGCCCCTCAGCGTCCTGACTCAGACTTGCGCTCTTTCTACCACACTGCCGTagagaaaaccaagaaaacaTGTGTCTGCACCCCAAATgagccctttttaaaaaatctcaaaccTACATGTGACTTGAAATTATAATAGTGAAAGTTACAATACCTAGGGAACAATGTAATTTATGCatgtggagggaggagagaaaaaacaGCAACGTCTCAATAGACTATTGTCTTGTAGGGAGCAGAAAAGAGGTCTCATTCCCATCCATGCCTGGGAAACAGGTGGGAAGAACGCACATACACACCCATTGGGCCAGCGCACGGCTGAGGAGCAAGCTGTCTAGGGCACaaaagatgggggaggggtgggcggaGGGACGCAGGCGCAGTCATAAGACACTGGCCCACCTACGAGGACGTTCTGGGGGAGGAGCCTCCAGCACCAGAAAGGGGTGGGAAGAGGTGCGCAAGCGCAATATGGCCACTCTCCCGAGAGCCTCTCTTTTGGGAGGAGGAGCCTCAGCTAAGCGGCCTGGGGGCCATTTTTTTTTTGCGGCCATTTTTTTTTTCGCGGCCATTTTTTTTTTCgcggccattttttttttctcccagaatggaaaagcagagactacagctaaatgtttttaaaaattacccccTCAGAACCAcccattcctttctctctttttacctTCTTGCAAAAAGGCACCAAACCCAAATGCCTACTCAGAAAAAGGTATCCCAAAGCAAGATTCCCTCTAGAAAGcatcttcccacccccaccccaagggcCCATACCCGCGGCTGGCGTGGAACGCCAGAGTCGGGGAAGCGGGGAGGCGGCAACCCGGAGAGGAACCAACAGCGGGACAAAGGCTCGGGGCCCTGAGAATCTTACTGAAGTCGGTGAACGGCCGGCTGGGCACAGGCCGCGGCGGCCTGAGCAGCTCCAGGCAGCTGGGGTTGCCCCGGCTGGCGGCCTCCGCTGCCAGCTGGGGCTCCGGAGAACTGGGCCTGGCCCTGGCTGCTTGTTCCCTCAGGCCTACGTGGCCACCGTTGTGGCTGCCCAGAACCAGCTGGAAGGCACTCGGGTTGGGGCTCCGGACGCGTGGGGGCCTCTCAGGGAAGCAGGCGGCCGCTTGGCCCGAAGGCCCCGGCTGCGCGTCTCCCAAAGGGACAAGCGGAGGCAGCGGGCAGAAGCTTGGGCCTGGGTTGGCGGCCGCGCCCCCGGAGGCCAGCTGGGGTCCCTGTGTGCACAGGGCCACCTCCTGCTCCTCTCCAGAGGCCTGCTTCTTGAGCATCTTTTGTGCAGCCATGATCCTCTGGCGCTCAGTGATCAAGTAGCACTTCTTACAGGTGCACTGCTTCCAGCGGCACTTGCCGGCGTGGCCCTTGACTGGTACCAGGAAGCCATGGTTCCGGCACCGCGAGCACTTGGGGGTACGAAGCATCTTGCTGGCCTGCTCTGTAAGGTCTGCATTCATAGCACAACCGTCTCCTCTGAAAGCTTCAGGGATAGTGTAACAGAAGCATTTTCCCCAAGTCCCCGGTGCTGGGAACTTTGGATACACTTGTAACAAGGTGGTGTTCAGTGCGTCCCAGGAGCTGCAGCAAGACCCttacattctctctttttttttttttttggtgcaaaaTTTGGAAAGGTTCTGTGCCTTGGTTAACAAGATGCAAAGGATTGGGTTGAATAAGTTCTTCAAGTAATGCTATTGCATGTGTATCATCTGGGTTAGCTGCAGTCTTAGGCATTTAATTTACAAACTTTCTCTTCCCGCCGTACGGTATACAGAAGGTATTTcgtaatttcaaaaaaaaaaaaaaaggcggagTGATACTCAAGGATCCACATACTCAAAACTCCAGAGGAACGTAGCTGTTGGTAAACCTGTTGCAGTAGAAAAGGATTCCAAGTATCAAACCGTGTTTCTCCATACagaagctgctgcttctgcttaATTTCACTTTTCTCCCCTACAGAGAAGCaactgttcacagtgatgcttacAGAATATTCTCAGGAGCTCAGTGCAGTGTGATGGTTGCTCAAGGGTGTGCCTTTAGAGTAAttcccattttttaagtcttgctGGTATAGGTATGCATCTCTGGAAGTGGCATACTGCAGTTgatgccttccaaagaacagcataCTTGGAATGATTTAAAGTAAAAGGGACTTAGGACATTTTAGCATGAGCTTGAGCCAGTACTTAATTGTGCCATGAATTTAGTTATTCCTGTAAAGCAACCCAAATCTTGGGACACCTGCAAAGCTGCCACAACTTCATAGTTTTCCCAAGACTGCTAAGCTAATTCGTTTTCTTGTTTGATAGAAATTTGTGACACTCTGaggtcttttttcccccctgcttAGgtcccaaaaagaaagaaagaaagaaagaaaaaaaacaaaacaacttgtCATCATAGGATTAATCATTACCTTTAAGGGGGTAGTTATGGTTAATACCTGGctaaaatgtgtgtatttttaattgtCCTTTCTCTGAAGTTTTCTGTTTCTGGTAACAGAATGGTAGAAGTGAGAGCCAAGGCCTGGTGTCCATCTTGAACTTCCTGAGCCACTGGTTGCAGGTGTACTTTGCATTTCTCACTAGCTACCTGACAATAGGAAATGGTTGCCATTCTGAGGCTGATTACACACTGGAAAGCTGAAAGATGTTTGTAAAGTTTTTTCCTGCTTTGAAGAAATATATTACTCATCTTAAGAGGGCAGAAGTATATGTTTCCTGTATTATTTGACCCTTTAAGAATGTCACTGTTATTTCAATCCGTTTAAAGAGATCTGGGTTTGTCTTTGCTTTGCTCAACAGCCTGTATCttaatttttgatttaaaaaatatggtcCCATAAATGAACACACAGACAAGTTCTTTTTCTGACTCCACTTAATTCAGAATGTCTAATTTTTTCACTGACCTTGTCATTTGAAAATGTTACTTAAAAAATCATGGTTTCAATACTACTGTCAAAAAATCTGGGCACAAACTGCATTCTTTCATGATACTGCAAATTATAAGGTCATTTTCTGCAtcatcaaatttaaattttaacatcAGTTGCCATCAGCTGATAAGGCCTAAACATGAAAACTACTCTCATTTACATTTCATGCTTGACCACTCAAGATCTCTTCATTTTCCTATTAATGGTTTAAAGGAAAATCCTATTCAAAGACAACcatttgaattcatttattttagccTTTTTAATGGCAAAATGCTTCCATTTTTACTCATAACTTTGGAGCAAAGTATACCCAAGGTGATGTGAATTTGCATACTGCTTTGAGAATGTTAATAAACAACCATAAATCTTTTAAATCCATTGTCATCTTATAAGATGCAGAAATCCTAGGGTTTATACAGTaaacaaataagagaaaaagactagtttatttctctcttcccctCAAAGTCTCAATTTGTGTAGGTAAATTCCAACAGAGCTTTATTTATTTCATGCTTGGAAATTCAGGCAAATTTATAGGTTTGTTTTATTTGGGTTGATGGCTGATTACTTCTTAGGCTGCTGAATATATACCTATATGTGtgtcaaatttatttatattgttatttaaaaagataGTAATATGTAAAATTGAAAAGCTGGAAGTCAAAGAAGGATGAGGTAATAGTAGACCCCTTCCTTCCCTACACTGAAACATTTGGATGTTTATGTTTAAGAAGGTCTGCATCATCATAAGCAGAAGTTTATAAAAAAGTTACAGTGCTGAGGAATCACCAGTTTGACTAACCACAAAGGGGCTGGTTGATAGTCATATCTGAGTCCCAGCTTTAGATACGGCtgcttcttccacagagtcctgAATTTCCTACCTTCAATAATGGCTCTTCTCTTCAGTTAACATGATTGTAATTGATACCGTTTATTTTAAAGAGTCTTGTATTATGCTGTGCATGGGGGTATCACTTGTAATCATTAAATATTGTATGCACAGTAAGTTTCCTCACTGGTAGCATGCAAGAGTAAGGAAGGGCTTTTTTGCCTATAGCATCTTCCCCCCAGTAGCCTTAACCCAGATATCTGCTGTCTTCTTCAGGCTCTCTCTCATGAGCAATGAAAACGTGACTGAAGATTTTGCAGGGGGTAGAGGGGAGGATTTACATGACATATCTTGTAGCAGGTGCTTTAAAATCCTGTGTTAGTGTTTCTCTTCTCTCAAAATCCTCCTCTTTTGTGCCACACACACTGGAGAGGAAGTGATCTGGTCCCTCTCCACCTtgcccaccctccccatccccatctcACTACCCAGGCTCTCTAGCTTTTCTCTTCTTGATTTTTGAGAGTTCTGTAACGGCTGTGACTATCTTACTTCCCTTTATATCTAGCACAATAtagacattcagtaaatatttgttgaatgtacAAATGAATCTTGCCTCCCTCTCCTGCCAATATCAAAGGCATCTCATTTCTCACTGACACAGTAAATTAACTTGGATCCAGCAACTTTATCCAATATcacacaaaacagaaagcccagagtgAATAAGATCCAAcagagatggttgatggcatcatcaactcaatggacatgagtttgagcaaactctgggagatagtgaaggacagagaagtctggcatgctacagtccatggggtcccaacgaGTCAGACGgggctgaacgactgaacaacaagaagaagaGTAAATAGGACCACTCTCCCAACAAGCAGAATTTGAGGATCAACTTTGCTTCCTCGAGATTACCTCTTCCCCCTGATGGggaatataattaatatattatattatattatattattaacaGTAGTAATGCCAACTAGCACTTACTAAGTGTTTGTATGTGCCAGTAATTATaaactcctctgctgctgctgctgctactaagtcgcttcagtcgtgtccgactctatgcaactccatagacggcagcccaccaggcctctgtccctgggattctccaggcaagaacactggagtgggttgccacttccttctccaatgcatgaaagtgaaaagtgaaagtgaagttgctcagtcgtgtccaactctttgcgaccccatggactgcagcctaccaggctcctccatccatgggattttccaggcaagagtgctggagtgggttgccatttccttctctgataaaCTCCTCTATGTGTGTTAATTCATATAACCCTCAAATCAACCCTctaaggtaggtactattattccctcccccccctccaccccacattTTACACATGATGAAACCAGTACCTAGAGAagttaggtaacttgcccaaggttttTTGCCATCAAGTGGCAGAGCCATGATTCAGAACCAGGAAATCTATCCTGAGAGTCTATGTTCTTAACCATATATCTACTAACTCAGTATTTCTTCTAAGCAAATGCAGTGCCGTCCCCAAGAAAGCATTGGTGATTAATAGAAATGCTTGTCGTTACATATCCTATTACAGTTGGGGCAAAGGAGGGTAAATAAAGGTGGTAGCAACCTGGGGAAATTTCCTAGGATGCCCTgctaatttgcttttctctaccCATAGCCAGTACTCATTCAGTGTCAACTATGTGCTAAGCATAAGGGACacagaagtaaataaaaacacaggatCCTTACTTTTAGGCATACATTCTAGCTGGCAAATAGACAGTAAACAAACAATTCCAGATGAAAGCTGAAGAGTGGTGGGTAGGATGCTATGAGTCCTAATGTGGATCAAGAAATCGGGGGAGACTTCCATGAGGGGCTGATTCCTGAGGTAGTCCTAAAGGATGTGTAGGAATTATCCAGGTGCAGAAGAGGTATATCCCAAACAGAGAGCATATTATGTTTAAGGCTGCAGCATGGCTGTAGCACAGTGAGGGCAGGAGACTGGAAAGAGGAGAGATGGAGAGGTTAAGCAGTAGCCATGTGAAGGGGGTCCTTTAAAGGAAACTGTAGTAGTCACTACTGAAATGGAGCATGACTCTGCAGGGCCCTCCTGGGTACAGAAGCCCTCTGTGTCtcccttttcttttaaagaaaaaaatctttagctTCCTAGGCCTTCACTGTGTTCCAAAGAACCGATTCAATCAGTTATTAATTAGGAAagggagggaatgcagaaacaaaggaaaagcaagtaGTCaagaaaagatgctgctgctaagtcacttcagtcgtgtccgactctgtgcgaccccatagacggcagcccaccaggctcctctgtccctgggattctccaggcaagaacactggagtgggttgccatttccttctccaatgcatgaaagtgaaaagtgaaagtgaagttgctcagtcgtgtccaactcttcgcgaccccatggactgcagcctaccaggctcctttgtccatgggattttccaggtaagagtactggagtggggtgccattgccttctccgatagttcagcaataaaaaataaaagagtcttagttccttctcaagggattatatatatataacaatctgACGCGTATCTTTAAGTTGTTCTGTAGGAACTGAAACAGACCCTCACCCGGGTAGAAGATGGCAACCTCATGCTGAGCAGAAGCACTAGatccagactggttggaaccagaaagtTAATAAATAAGATTCTGAAACACTACCCTGtcacctcaccaccaaccaatgaGAGGAAAGCCATCCCCCTGCAACCATCACTTCAAACGTTGCCTTTAAAAGCCTTTCCCTGAAAGCTGTTGGGGAGTTCAGGTATTTTGACCGTGAGCTGCCTATACTCCTTGCTTGGGGCCCTACAAATAAACACTATTTTCCTTCACCAGTAAACTGgctttgctgcacagcaggcGAGCAGAACAAGGTCGGTTATTTATGCAAAGCAACGTTAGTGCTCCTAGTAGTAATAATTCTTCACCTGTGGTGGGTTCTGGGGAGGAGAAATACATACATCATATGCTTTTTAATTAAGTTACCAGAGTTCTTAGCAATATTAAATGTCTAAAAGATTCTACTGATCAAGTAGCATGTAAATAATCCACTGTAAGCCCTCTGATTGGAACCTTATGAGAATCTGATGGACTATGTATCACAGTAATGGTGTAACCTTAGTATATAACAAcacccttctttttttcctagtttACATAGCAGTTTGCTGGTAATTTAACCTAACAAGCTAATATGAAAATATTCCTTTGAGAATAATATCAAGGCATTTGAAGATTCAAAATGCAAACTAGAATTTTATTAGACTCTTCTGGCTAACatatccccttcatggatcacagccttgttgtggcaaaggggcttgcataactcagtgaagctatgagccacaCCATGCAGAACCACCAAGatagatgggtcatagtgaagtgttccacaaaacgtggtccactggaagaggaaatggcaagccacgctagtagtcttgcctggagaaccccataaatggtatatcatgtgaaatgccaggctgtatgaatcacaagctggaatcaagagtgccaggagacatgcagatatgcagatgataccactctaatggcagaaagcaaaagaggaactaaaaagcctcttgatgaaggtgaaagaggagagtgaaagagctggcttgaaactcataatttaaaaagctaagatcatggcatctggccctatcacttcatggcaaattgaaggggaaaaaagtggaagcagtggcagattttattttcttggactccaaaaccactgaggatggtgacttcagccatgaaattaaaagatgcttgttccttgggaagaaagctatgacaaacctagagagcacattaaaaagcagagacattgctttgctgacaaaggtccatatagtcaaagctatggtttttccagtaagtcgtgtactgatgtgagagttggaccataaagaagactgagcattgaattaatgctttcgaactgtggtactggagaagactccttagggtcgcttggactgcaaggagcaaactattcaatcctaaaggaaatcaaccctgcatattcattggaaagactgttgctggagctgaagctccaatactttggccacctgatgcaaaaagctgactcattggaaaagattctgatgctggtaaagattaaaagcaaaaggagaaaggggcagcagaggataagatggttagatagtatcactgactcaatggacatgaatttgagcaaattctgggagatagtagaggacagaggagcctggtgtgctcagttcatgaggtcacaaagagtcagacatgatttagtgactgaacaacaacaaaagctaacATATTCTATTAGTCAGATAAATACTTCTAATTCTAAAGCATGAATGTTTTTACCCTATGAGAATGGCCCTAAAGGACAGGAGTACATTCAAATTGGTGAAGGTAATGCAGCCAGCATGAGGAAAGGATGTATGAAAGTGGTGTACACCCCATGCCAATGGCAAAACAGCTTGACTTTGAGCTGCTGTTGAAAACCTAGTCTTCAGAAGCAGAAGTTGGACTGAGCAGACAAATCTTTTAGAGCTATCCAatataactgaactgaactgaatataaatataatgtgAGATATACATGTAATTTTCTGGTAGctacatttaaaaaagtaaaaaaaaaacacattaaaaataacattaactcAATACatcaaaaaaatcattatttcaatatataatctacaaaaattaTCGAgatatttatattctctttttcatACTATGTCTTTGAAATCGGATATGTATTTTGTACTTTCAGCACATCTTAATTTGGACTAGCCACAGTTCAAGTTCTTGATAGCCACATGGGGTCAAAGCTATGGTACTAGACAGTTTGGGTTTAATCCATGCTTGAAGAGCCTGACGCCATGCAAAGGCTGAGTCTTCTAGTTGGAGGTGGCCTTGGGTAAGTCAGAGATACTACTTCTTTCTCCTCATTCTCCATTGCCTCAccccctttcctcttccttgacATCATGTTATGCATGCTAACCATCGACCAGACACTGGACACTGTGCTGGATATTCATTATCTCATTAATCCTGCAAGAATCAGAGATCTTACTTGATAGAGTAAATGAAATAACTAAGTGATGTTAGTATAGTGCAGTGATTAAGATATAGACTTGGAGGCCATTCATACATGTTTCAGAGAAggtagtggcaccccactccagtactcttgcctggaaaatgccatgaaaggaggagcctggtaggctgcagtccatggggtagcaaagagtcggacatgactgagtgacttcactttcacttttcactttcatgcattagagaaggaaatggcaacccactccagtgttcttgcctagggaatcccagggatgggggagcctgatgggctgccgtctatggggtctcacagagtcagacacgactgaagcgacgcagcagcagcatacatgtttCTGACACTTCCTGTATACCTTGGGTAagaaatttcttaatttctctaagcttcagtttgtCATTtgtcaaatgaacaaaataaaagtaCCTCCCTTAAAAATGTTGTGTGGTTTAAATGAGACCACATTTTGCATTGCCTGCAAAGTTTTAGGTAttcattaaatcttttttttttgggtccttttcattcctttttttttttaatgctttttaatgtgtaaattatttttaaaatttatttttaagtggaggataattgctttacaatgttttgttggtttctgccttataacaatgtgaatcagccataagtatacataaatCCTtgtaagcctccctcccacccctcccccaccccacccctttaggtcatcacagagcaccaggctgagctccctgtattatacatCAGCTTtcactagctctctgttttacatagggcaatgtatatattttaatactactctctcaattcatcccatcctctccttcccccactgtgtccacaagttctctacgtctgtgtctctattcctgtactgcaaataggttcatcaataccatttttctagattccatatatgcatttttattttatattttttctttctgacttacttcatcaTTAAATCTTAATATCACTAAATGGGAAAAACATGGGACACTTTGGAATTTACAGCAATTACACAAATATTATTactactgctactactgctgAGGTGCCAAGAAGTTAAATGACAGCCAGTAACGCAGCTAATAGGTAGTGATCAGGTTCTCAACCCAATTTGCCTATCTCTGGAGCAGTATTTCTTGCCATCTGTTTACAGTTATAACATGGGCTAAATTTGTACTGATGCTgtacataaaatgaaaaggtCCTTTGAAAGATAAATTCCTGATATTTGCTAGCCATTCTCACAGAAATAGAATACAGGGGGAAATTCtgggtgtgtttttgttttttggataaaCAGGAATTACTGTTCTAAGAAACTAGACAAGGAATATACATAAAGGAAGATTAAgtctttctttgctttgttctttttttctcttttagaaaattgaagtatagttgatttacaatgtcatattagtttctagtgtttcctttgtttctttttactctgATTTTACTAGGAAACCATGCATCTGTTGGCATTCATTCATGCATGTTGTGTTAAaccaaatttgcattttaacaaaggACAGAGATATTAAAATTACTAGCCCCTTTAAATGCTGTATTTATACAGACATGTCATCTTTTAAGACAAAAGATTTCCCAAAATTTATGGAAATTTGGTAGTACTATCAAAACTACATGTAATCAGTTATATATACCATGAAAATTTCTCTGCATGTAAAAATACTTTTCCCCATCAAATTagcaagtaaaaacaaaacaaatattagtACTATTGGGTCTAACTCAGCTACCAATGCCCCTGTGAGCATGCCCTCTCTGCTCAGATGTTGTACTTCTCATCTGCTCCGTAGCATTGTTCGTTCTGGTCTTTATCTACACAACCTCTTCAACTGCTGTTTGATTGCACCTCCTTTCTCTTGCTCCTTTGTCTTCCATTGCTGCTGCTTTGTGCCTCATCTGTTTAAGCGTCCTAGGAGATATGACTCAGCCAGGGACCCAGGGTTGGGAGGAACAGCTCTGTCTAGCATAGTACTAGTCCAGGGCCATGACTGGCCACCGGTGTGTGCCCCACCTGGAACAACTTTGCCAAAGAAAAGCTCACTCAATCCCACTTCAATCTTGCAATACCTATATGAGTCCTAGTTACTTATTGTTCTACTTTCTGAAGAAAAACTGAGGACTGGGACTAGATGTCTAGATGTGTCAGTTCTAGTTTGTGCTTTGCACAAaccaaaaacaagaaaaggatgaAGATTTGTTATGAACAATTTTCATCCAAACATATAGGGATTATTACCTCCTACAACACTTTCTTTAAACATGGTTAGACTTACTTGGTTTAATGAGTTTGGAGATTATTGCTTTTTCCCCTTAACTCACCAGAtaaatcagaaatatttattttaagagaCAGTTTAAAGAACTTCGTAATTCCCAATCTGTCAGAGTTTTACAAATAAATCTCAGTTAAATGCCTGTCATTGTTTCCAATCTGGTCAAgcaaaaaaggggaaaaagtataCAATTCATCAGAATAATTAGTTGATTGGGGTTAAATAATTGTAAGAATAAACATTTGACCCCCTGGCATGTCACAAACCTCCTGGAGTGAGAAGGATTATAAATTAAATGTACAAGATTTAAAATGGTCCAGATACACCCTGAACATTATTGCAGGCATGTGGGATGCATTTAGATAAGTTAAAACCAAGTGTGGATTTAGAGCTTGGCTGCCTTTGATCAGTGGTTTACTAAAATTTCCTTGCTTTATATGAGGATGGAGGGATGCAGAGAAGCGGGTAGAAAGAGAGGAATAGTGGCAACAGTGCCCCCTACTGTCCAATGGCCACCCCCTTCCTTGAATCAGGGATTTTTAGACACATGGTACCCTAGGGGATAATGAGACCTTCTTAAGtatatggatggagaaggcaatggcatcccactccagtactcttgcctggaaaatcccatggatggaggagcctggtagggtgctgtccatggggtcactaagagtcagacacgactgagcgacttcactttcacttttcactttcatgcattggaggaggaaatggcaacccactccagtgttcttgcctggagaatcccagggacgggggagcctggtgggctgctgtctatggggtctcagagagtcagacacgactgaagtgacttagcggcagtaAGTATATGAAAGTCAGGAAGGAAAGACCTAACATTCATTAAGGGCCTATAACATTGCAAGCACTGTGCtatcatttaatttaataataacatGAAGTTCATTACAAATtcagaaaagaatagaatgaaGTTTATAGATACAGAAACTAAGGTTCAAGAAAGATAACTTTTACAAGATTCCTAGCTAGAAGTAGAATGAGCCAGGATTTGGGCCCAGGGCTGCCTGGCTCCAAGGCCAGTGATTCTTATACCGGAGCACACTGGCAGTGGCTGGAAGCCACAGGCACAACTTGGACTCCTCCAAGGACAGTGACCAACTGTCCTGATTTGCCTGGGACTGAGAGGGTTCTGGGGACACTGGGCTTTGAGTGCTGCAACCAGGAAAGGCTGGGACAAACTGGGGTGAGTTGGTAGCCCTAGCTAGAGTTCAACTGAATAAGGCCCTAGGCTGGAGGAATCAATTTGGAAGAGGAGAAAGGCTGCCCAGTTTTCTGTTCCTCTCTGTGGCCCaacctgctgagccacaggagagCAGTCTCTGTCCTACTTGTTTTATGGCTTCACACATCCTGGGGCATTGTCAAAGGAGTTCACATTTCTGCCACTTAGGATTTCTTCAGTTCCGGTCCTAAACCATCTAAATC
Proteins encoded in this region:
- the DMRTB1 gene encoding doublesex- and mab-3-related transcription factor B1, translated to MNADLTEQASKMLRTPKCSRCRNHGFLVPVKGHAGKCRWKQCTCKKCYLITERQRIMAAQKMLKKQASGEEQEVALCTQGPQLASGGAAANPGPSFCPLPPLVPLGDAQPGPSGQAAACFPERPPRVRSPNPSAFQLVLGSHNGGHVGLREQAARARPSSPEPQLAAEAASRGNPSCLELLRPPRPVPSRPFTDFRLPLSINSDSVVGSECLEREPPKPYPSCSSIDPSCRFPLGYQDASPSVGIPLQQRFQHLSYSQYQGGGSVAEPVGDFRQSYYPPLGQAPQPQFLPPGFLSALQVLLPPLPPPPSATFSLTILSDTDKENTDGQDVKGPSEPSQPSSQEESN